In Streptomyces nojiriensis, one genomic interval encodes:
- a CDS encoding DUF2293 domain-containing protein has protein sequence MSLVVFESLKQIHCADCRQGPLRHLVRESGVPRCLDCTDLGHLVYLPRGDTALTRRSREASSLCAVVVRFNKRRHRYERLGLLVEEAALARAERACLADSEARARRRERDRRRRSAEDIRFTAAFAAEIVRLFPGCPADRAVAIATHASVRGSGRVGRTAAGRALDGLAVSVAVRAAVRHTDTEYDALLMAGVPRFAARARLAARIDAILDGWRTPPPGPASPPDPDLPA, from the coding sequence ATGAGCCTGGTGGTTTTTGAGTCGCTGAAGCAGATCCACTGCGCCGACTGCCGACAGGGCCCGCTCCGGCACCTCGTCCGCGAGTCCGGCGTACCCCGCTGCCTGGACTGTACGGATCTCGGCCATCTCGTCTATCTCCCGCGGGGGGACACGGCGCTCACCCGCCGCTCCCGCGAGGCCAGTTCGCTCTGCGCCGTCGTCGTGCGCTTCAACAAGCGCCGGCACCGCTACGAGCGCCTGGGCCTCCTCGTCGAGGAGGCCGCACTGGCGCGCGCGGAGCGCGCCTGCCTGGCGGACTCCGAGGCGCGGGCGCGCCGCCGGGAGCGCGACCGGCGGCGGCGTTCGGCCGAGGACATCCGGTTCACCGCGGCCTTCGCCGCCGAGATCGTGCGGCTGTTCCCCGGCTGTCCGGCCGACCGGGCCGTGGCCATCGCCACCCATGCCTCGGTACGCGGCAGCGGCCGGGTGGGCCGTACCGCGGCCGGCCGGGCCCTCGACGGACTGGCGGTCTCCGTCGCGGTCCGGGCGGCGGTGCGGCACACCGACACCGAGTACGACGCCCTGCTGATGGCGGGTGTCCCCCGGTTCGCGGCCCGCGCCCGACTGGCCGCGCGGATCGACGCCATCCTGGACGGGTGGCGTACACCGCCCCCGGGTCCCGCGTCCCCGCCGGATCCGGACCTGCCGGCCTGA
- a CDS encoding chaplin → MVAGGGLAVAGVGGLAHADADAGGRAERSPGLLSGNLVQLPVNIPVNACGNTVSVVGVLNSAAGNRCTNEASAGGGHSGTRSTDSVKPGGGNGGGAVAEGRGKDSPGVLSGNGLQLPVDLPLNISGNAVSVVGVGNSSHGNTSVNGEEPTGGKPVQPPVVENPVITPPVTPPPPPTAPRPAPPAPPRHSAALAHTGSDGVGYLLPGGGALLLGGVLLYRRFRLN, encoded by the coding sequence GTGGTTGCGGGAGGCGGACTGGCGGTCGCGGGTGTGGGCGGACTCGCCCACGCCGACGCGGACGCGGGCGGCCGGGCCGAGCGCTCGCCGGGACTGCTGTCCGGAAACCTCGTACAACTGCCGGTGAACATCCCGGTGAACGCGTGCGGGAACACCGTGAGCGTGGTCGGCGTGCTCAACTCCGCCGCCGGGAACCGCTGCACCAACGAGGCATCCGCCGGCGGCGGACATTCCGGTACGCGCTCCACGGATTCCGTGAAACCAGGGGGCGGGAACGGCGGAGGGGCAGTCGCGGAGGGACGGGGAAAGGATTCTCCGGGGGTGCTGTCCGGCAACGGGCTCCAGCTTCCGGTCGACCTCCCCCTGAACATCAGCGGCAACGCGGTGAGCGTGGTCGGCGTCGGCAACTCCTCGCACGGCAACACGTCCGTCAACGGCGAGGAGCCCACGGGCGGCAAGCCCGTCCAGCCGCCCGTCGTCGAAAATCCGGTGATCACGCCCCCGGTCACGCCCCCGCCCCCGCCCACGGCCCCCCGCCCGGCTCCGCCCGCCCCGCCGCGGCACAGTGCGGCGCTCGCCCACACCGGATCGGACGGCGTCGGCTACCTGCTGCCCGGCGGCGGCGCCCTCCTCCTCGGCGGGGTACTCCTCTACCGCCGCTTCCGCCTCAACTGA
- a CDS encoding SWIM zinc finger family protein produces MITARDDRRRTFETVPAGAEAVSWWGRAWVSALEEVSHDGARLARGRTYADAGHVSAVTVTPGRIVAYVRGSRPRPYRTELTLPAFADPEWDELLETVAAAPTALAALLEREVPQSLAGAVLPGAGELVPHCSCPDFGRPPCKHAAALCYRAARLLDEDPFVLLLLRGRGERELLDELTRRNAAHAAREQPDAAPGFPGVPARAALARTSLPLLPAPLPAPAAAGLPPAYPADPAAPDPLALDQLASDAAARALALLTTGEDPIAGLTVWQDAVRLASAHPTAGLTGAARTLYRDLARATGRSTTDLARAAAAWRQGGRPALDALEEPWDPPAGPFDRARPALLAAGQGSFRPDRNRLTIRTRQLRLGRDGLWYSYEDRQGDQDWWPTGRPSPDPVTALLG; encoded by the coding sequence ATGATCACCGCGCGGGACGACCGCCGCCGCACCTTCGAGACCGTGCCCGCCGGGGCCGAGGCCGTCAGCTGGTGGGGCCGGGCCTGGGTGTCGGCGCTGGAGGAGGTCTCGCACGACGGGGCCCGCCTGGCCCGGGGCCGTACGTACGCCGACGCCGGACACGTCAGCGCGGTCACCGTCACCCCCGGCCGGATCGTGGCCTACGTCCGGGGCAGCAGGCCCCGCCCGTACCGCACCGAGCTGACCCTGCCCGCCTTCGCGGACCCGGAGTGGGACGAACTGCTGGAGACGGTCGCGGCCGCCCCCACGGCGCTCGCCGCCCTGCTGGAACGGGAGGTCCCGCAGTCGCTCGCGGGGGCCGTCCTGCCCGGCGCGGGCGAGCTGGTCCCGCACTGCTCCTGCCCGGACTTCGGGCGTCCGCCGTGCAAGCACGCGGCGGCCCTGTGCTACCGGGCGGCCCGGCTCCTGGACGAGGACCCCTTCGTCCTGCTGCTCCTGCGCGGCCGGGGGGAGCGGGAGCTCCTCGACGAGCTGACCCGCCGCAATGCCGCCCATGCCGCGCGCGAACAGCCCGACGCGGCACCGGGCTTCCCCGGCGTTCCGGCCCGTGCGGCGCTCGCCCGCACCAGCCTGCCGCTGCTGCCCGCGCCGCTGCCCGCGCCCGCCGCCGCGGGCCTTCCGCCGGCCTACCCGGCCGACCCGGCGGCGCCCGACCCGCTGGCCCTCGACCAGCTCGCCTCCGACGCGGCCGCCCGCGCCCTGGCCCTGCTGACCACCGGTGAGGATCCGATCGCCGGGCTCACCGTGTGGCAGGACGCCGTCCGGCTGGCGTCCGCGCACCCCACGGCGGGTCTGACGGGCGCGGCCCGCACCCTGTACCGGGACCTGGCCCGCGCCACCGGCCGCAGCACCACCGATCTCGCCCGGGCCGCGGCGGCCTGGCGCCAGGGCGGACGCCCGGCCCTCGACGCCCTCGAAGAGCCCTGGGACCCGCCGGCGGGCCCCTTCGACCGGGCCCGCCCGGCCCTGCTCGCCGCCGGCCAGGGCTCCTTCCGCCCCGACCGCAACCGCCTGACGATCCGCACCCGCCAGCTCCGCCTCGGCCGCGACGGCCTCTGGTACTCCTACGAGGACCGCCAGGGCGACCAGGACTGGTGGCCGACGGGCCGCCCCTCCCCGGACCCGGTCACCGCCCTGCTGGGCTGA
- a CDS encoding DEAD/DEAH box helicase: protein MTPQPQPQPQPQPQPQPQPQPQPQPQPQPQRPWPREAAALLRHAAVFLPAAVPREGRVAFWAPDGDALPEAGTAAPLTVVRPHGDGVRSRTVPAVSFSVTAALPLLAQAPHSPAAHPATRAWGTAARQALTLAARGRLLPGLTPEGVDAWRAGPLDAADVDHLRAVAAALPHEGYATPLAGRRPLQLPEPEALVRAFLDAVADGLPRTPAAAVAAGRPFAARDPQRVPGIQDWAAQVAAGSDTGVGISLRLDLSSFRLFDEAEDADTRRAGAAVVQVHSLADPTLVTDAAQLWAGTAAAGFGPRARIDAVLALRRAARVWPPLLRLLDQPVPDALALSDPELEDLLGVAASRLAAAGVLVHWPRELARTLSATAVVRSTAPGSAIDGTAFFDAEHLFAFSWELALGGDRLTPGEMDALAQAHRPVVRLRDRWVRVDPELVRKARKRELGVLDPVDALATVLSGTAEIEGATVEAVPVGALAALRDRLTGEQAPLPQPAALKATLRDYQARGLAWLDLMTSLGLGGCLADDMGLGKTVTLIALHLHRDRPEPTLVVCPASLLGNWQREIEKFAPGTPVRRFHGNSRSTEDLTSCAGGFVLTTYGTMRASAALLAEQRWGLVVADEAQHVKNPHSATAKALRTVPAPARVALTGTPVENNLSELWALLDWTTPGLLGPLTTFRARHARPVEHQQEEDGGNEAAVARLSALVRPFLLRRKKSDPGIAPELPPKTETDHPVSLTREQASLYQAAVDEAMAVIESSEGMERRGMIMKLLASLKQICNHPAQYLKEEQPRIPHRSGKLALLDELLDTILAEGGSVLVFTQYVTMGRLIERHLAGRGIASQFLHGGTPVPHREELVDRFQAGEVPVFLLSLKAAGTGLNLTRAGHVIHFDRWWNPAVEEQATDRAYRIGQTQPVQVHRIIAEGTVEDRIAEMLESKRALADAVLGSGESALTELTDRELADLVSLRRPG, encoded by the coding sequence ATGACACCGCAGCCGCAGCCGCAGCCGCAGCCGCAGCCGCAGCCGCAGCCGCAGCCGCAGCCGCAGCCGCAGCCGCAGCCGCAGCCGCAGCGACCGTGGCCGCGTGAGGCCGCCGCGCTGCTGCGCCACGCTGCGGTCTTCCTGCCCGCCGCCGTCCCCCGCGAGGGGCGCGTCGCCTTCTGGGCGCCTGACGGGGACGCCCTGCCCGAGGCGGGAACGGCGGCGCCGCTCACCGTCGTACGCCCGCACGGTGACGGGGTCCGCAGCCGGACCGTCCCCGCGGTGAGCTTCTCCGTCACCGCCGCCCTGCCCCTGCTCGCGCAGGCGCCCCACAGTCCCGCCGCGCATCCCGCCACCCGCGCCTGGGGCACCGCCGCCCGGCAGGCGCTCACCCTCGCCGCCCGTGGCCGGCTCCTCCCCGGACTCACCCCCGAGGGCGTCGACGCCTGGCGTGCCGGGCCGCTCGACGCCGCCGACGTCGATCACCTCCGCGCGGTCGCCGCCGCGCTGCCGCACGAGGGGTACGCGACGCCCCTGGCCGGGCGCCGCCCGCTCCAGCTGCCCGAACCGGAGGCACTGGTCCGCGCGTTCCTCGACGCGGTCGCCGACGGCCTGCCCCGCACCCCGGCCGCTGCCGTGGCCGCCGGGCGGCCGTTCGCCGCGCGGGACCCGCAGCGGGTCCCCGGGATACAGGACTGGGCGGCGCAGGTCGCGGCCGGCTCCGACACCGGCGTCGGGATCTCGCTCCGGCTCGACCTGTCCTCCTTCCGGCTCTTCGACGAGGCCGAGGACGCCGACACGAGACGCGCCGGAGCCGCCGTCGTCCAGGTGCACAGCCTTGCCGACCCGACCCTGGTCACCGACGCCGCGCAGCTGTGGGCGGGCACGGCGGCGGCCGGGTTCGGCCCGCGCGCCCGGATCGACGCCGTGCTCGCGCTGCGCCGGGCCGCCCGGGTCTGGCCGCCGCTGCTGCGCCTGCTGGACCAGCCCGTGCCCGATGCCCTGGCCCTGTCCGACCCGGAGCTGGAGGACCTGCTGGGGGTGGCCGCGAGCCGGCTGGCCGCCGCCGGGGTCCTGGTCCACTGGCCGCGCGAGCTGGCCCGTACGCTGTCGGCGACCGCCGTCGTACGGTCCACCGCGCCCGGTTCGGCGATCGACGGGACCGCGTTCTTCGACGCCGAGCACCTCTTCGCCTTCTCCTGGGAGCTGGCGCTGGGCGGCGACCGGCTCACCCCTGGGGAGATGGACGCGCTGGCCCAGGCGCACCGGCCCGTCGTCCGGCTGCGCGACCGGTGGGTGCGCGTCGATCCGGAGCTGGTGCGCAAGGCGCGCAAGCGGGAGCTCGGCGTCCTGGACCCGGTCGACGCGCTGGCCACCGTACTGTCGGGGACGGCCGAGATCGAAGGCGCCACGGTCGAGGCGGTGCCGGTGGGAGCGCTGGCCGCCCTGCGGGACCGGCTGACGGGGGAGCAGGCCCCGCTGCCGCAGCCCGCCGCCCTCAAGGCCACCCTGCGCGACTACCAGGCGCGCGGCCTGGCCTGGCTCGACCTGATGACCTCGCTCGGTCTCGGCGGCTGCCTCGCCGACGACATGGGCCTCGGCAAGACCGTCACGCTGATCGCGCTGCACCTGCACCGGGACCGGCCGGAGCCCACCCTCGTGGTGTGCCCCGCGTCCCTCCTCGGCAACTGGCAGCGGGAGATCGAGAAGTTCGCCCCCGGCACGCCCGTGCGCCGCTTCCACGGCAACAGCCGCAGCACCGAGGACCTCACGTCCTGCGCGGGCGGGTTCGTCCTCACCACGTACGGCACGATGCGCGCCAGCGCGGCCCTGCTCGCAGAACAGCGCTGGGGCCTGGTCGTCGCCGATGAGGCGCAGCACGTCAAGAACCCGCATTCGGCGACCGCGAAGGCACTGCGCACGGTGCCCGCGCCGGCCCGGGTGGCGCTGACCGGTACCCCCGTGGAGAACAACCTCTCCGAGCTCTGGGCGCTGCTCGACTGGACCACGCCGGGGCTGCTGGGCCCGCTCACCACCTTCCGGGCCCGCCACGCCCGCCCGGTGGAGCACCAGCAGGAGGAGGACGGCGGCAACGAGGCGGCGGTCGCCCGGCTGTCCGCGCTGGTGCGGCCGTTCCTGCTGCGCCGCAAGAAGTCCGACCCCGGCATCGCGCCCGAGCTGCCACCGAAGACGGAGACCGACCATCCGGTCTCCCTCACCAGGGAGCAGGCCTCGCTCTACCAGGCGGCGGTGGACGAGGCGATGGCCGTGATCGAGTCGAGCGAGGGCATGGAACGGCGCGGCATGATCATGAAGCTGCTGGCCTCGCTCAAGCAGATCTGCAACCACCCCGCGCAGTACCTGAAGGAGGAGCAGCCCCGGATCCCGCACCGCTCGGGCAAGCTCGCCCTGCTGGACGAGCTGCTGGACACGATCCTCGCCGAGGGCGGCTCGGTGCTGGTCTTCACCCAGTACGTGACGATGGGCCGCCTGATCGAACGGCACCTGGCCGGCCGCGGGATCGCCTCGCAGTTCCTGCACGGCGGGACGCCGGTGCCGCATCGCGAGGAGCTCGTCGACCGCTTCCAGGCGGGCGAGGTACCCGTCTTCCTGCTGTCCCTGAAGGCGGCCGGCACCGGGCTGAACCTCACGCGGGCCGGGCACGTCATCCACTTCGACCGCTGGTGGAACCCGGCCGTCGAGGAACAGGCCACCGACCGCGCCTACCGCATCGGCCAGACCCAGCCCGTACAGGTCCACCGGATCATCGCCGAGGGCACCGTCGAGGACCGGATCGCGGAGATGCTGGAGTCGAAGCGGGCCCTGGCCGACGCCGTCCTGGGCTCCGGCGAGTCGGCACTGACCGAGCTGACCGACCGCGAGCTGGCCGACCTCGTCTCCCTGCGGAGGCCCGGATGA
- a CDS encoding helix-turn-helix domain-containing protein, with product MSEAEDFARLMRELKERAGLSYGALARRLHTSTSTLHRYCKGEALPAEFAVVDRFARACGSTREEALDLHRAWLLADARRRAGVAEMPVPVPVPEPVPGPAPEPEPEPTVVVMPGPEPEPVARGAWYRRRRAAVVAAVGVTAGAVAVALLAATGPGPGAPHAGGSPGTSTGTGTGAATGAARGAPTPGGSGSAPAPVATGAPEPASPAGSAGATAPEPVRTSASPSASAPGRDPVAPLKAAVRSHVWTAGCDHAYLSERGPGSVPPPPVEADAPAWAAAQRAVHAGTQIVEVTLHGTGGGAVVLEDLEVRVAARRKPPAWNVYQMSQGCGGGLTPAAFAVNLDAPRPLARPVAGNDGGSTLPAPAFPLRVSAAEPAVLRVAAATTGCDCDWFLDLRWTGPSGSGTLRIDEGGRPLRTSAAPGRPVYGYAPEQGRWAR from the coding sequence CGCGCCGGCTGCACACGAGTACGTCGACGTTGCACCGGTACTGCAAGGGGGAGGCGCTGCCGGCGGAGTTCGCGGTGGTGGACCGCTTCGCCCGGGCCTGCGGGTCGACGCGGGAGGAGGCGCTGGACCTGCACCGGGCGTGGCTGCTGGCGGATGCGCGACGGCGCGCGGGGGTCGCGGAGATGCCGGTGCCGGTGCCGGTGCCGGAGCCGGTACCCGGGCCCGCGCCGGAGCCGGAGCCTGAGCCGACCGTGGTGGTGATGCCGGGCCCCGAGCCGGAGCCGGTGGCCCGGGGGGCCTGGTACCGGCGGCGGCGGGCGGCCGTGGTCGCCGCCGTGGGGGTGACGGCCGGGGCGGTGGCGGTGGCGCTGCTGGCGGCGACCGGCCCCGGGCCGGGTGCGCCGCACGCGGGTGGGAGCCCGGGGACGAGCACGGGCACGGGCACGGGTGCGGCCACGGGTGCGGCCAGGGGAGCACCGACGCCTGGGGGATCGGGGTCCGCCCCGGCACCGGTGGCGACGGGTGCACCGGAACCCGCATCGCCGGCCGGGTCGGCCGGGGCGACGGCCCCGGAGCCCGTCCGGACCTCCGCGTCACCGTCGGCGTCGGCCCCGGGCCGGGACCCGGTCGCGCCCCTCAAGGCGGCGGTACGGTCGCACGTGTGGACCGCGGGCTGCGACCACGCCTACCTGTCCGAGCGCGGTCCGGGATCGGTGCCCCCGCCGCCCGTGGAGGCGGACGCGCCCGCCTGGGCGGCGGCGCAGCGCGCCGTGCACGCCGGAACGCAGATCGTGGAGGTCACCCTGCACGGCACGGGCGGGGGCGCCGTGGTCTTGGAGGACCTGGAGGTACGGGTGGCCGCCCGCCGCAAGCCGCCGGCCTGGAACGTCTACCAGATGTCGCAGGGCTGCGGCGGCGGGCTCACCCCTGCCGCGTTCGCCGTCAATCTGGACGCGCCGCGCCCGCTGGCCCGGCCCGTCGCCGGGAACGACGGCGGCAGCACCCTGCCCGCCCCCGCCTTCCCGCTGCGCGTCTCGGCGGCCGAACCGGCCGTCCTGCGGGTGGCGGCGGCCACCACGGGATGCGACTGCGACTGGTTCCTCGACCTGAGGTGGACCGGCCCGTCAGGGTCGGGCACCCTCCGCATCGACGAGGGCGGGCGGCCGCTGCGCACGAGCGCCGCCCCCGGCCGGCCCGTGTACGGGTACGCGCCGGAGCAGGGCCGCTGGGCCCGCTGA